The Rhineura floridana isolate rRhiFlo1 chromosome 8, rRhiFlo1.hap2, whole genome shotgun sequence genome includes a region encoding these proteins:
- the LOC133390050 gene encoding potassium voltage-gated channel subfamily A member 1, whose amino-acid sequence MTVMAGDNMDETSALPGHPQDSYQPGVHDDHGCCERVVINIAGLRFETQLKTLAQFPNTLLGNPKKRMRYFDPLRNEYFFDRNRPSFDAILYYYQSGGRLRRPVNVPLDMFSEEIKFYELGEEAMEKFREDEGFIKEEERPLPEREYQRQIWLLFEYPESSGPARIVAIISVMVILISIVIFCLETLPALKEPHNRSDNSTIYYKSSIFTDPFFVVETLCIIWFSFELVVRFFACPSKAEFFKNIMNFIDIVAIIPYFITLGTEMAEQEGPEKGEQATSLAILRVIRLVRVFRIFKLSRHSKGLQILGQTLKASMRELGLLIFFLFIGVILFSSAVYFAEAEDPDTHFDSIPDAFWWAVVSMTTVGYGDMYPVTIGGKLVGSLCAIAGVLTIALPVPVIVSNFNYFYHRETEGEEQAQLLKVSSHNLASDGDLSHHSSSTISKSEYMEIEENMNNSIDNFREANLRTGNTIANQNCVIKSKLLTDV is encoded by the coding sequence ATGACTGTGATGGCTGGGGATAATATGGATGAGACTTCTGCTTTGCCAGGCCACCCTCAGGACAGCTATCAGCCTGGTGTACATGATGACCATGGATGCTGTGAGAGGGTAGTGATCAACATTGCTGGCCTGAGATTTGAAACCCAGCTGAAAACTCTTGCCCAGTTTCCCAACACATTGCTGGGTAACCCCAAGAAACGCATGCGGTACTTTGATCCACTGAGGAATGAATACTTTTTTGATAGGAACCGGCCCAGCTTTGATGCTATCCTCTATTACTACCAGTCTGGAGGGCGGCTTCGCAGGCCCGTTAATGTGCCGTTAGACATGTTCTCAGAGGAGATCAAGTTTTATGAACTGGGAGAGGAGGCCATGGAGAAGTTCCGGGAAGATGAGGGGTTCATCAAAGAGGAAGAGAGGCCTCTCCCTGAGAGGGAATATCAGCGGCAGATATGGCTGCTTTTTGAATATCCCGAGAGCTCTGGGCCAGCTCGGATCGTTGCAATAATCTCTGTAATGGTGATCTTAATCTCCATAGTGATATTTTGCCTGGAAACTTTGCCAGCATTAAAAGAACCCCACAACCGCAGTGACAACTCCACCATATATTACAAGTCCAGTATCTTTACTGATCCCTTCTTCGTTGTGGAGACTCTGTGCATCATTTGGTTTTCTTTTGAATTGGTGGTGCGCTTTTTTGCTTGTCCCAGCAAAGCTGAGTTCTTCAAGAACATCATGAACTTCATTGACATAGTGGCCATCATCCCTTACTTCATCACTCTGGGTACAGAGATGGCTGAGCAGGAGGGGCCTGAAAAGGGGGAGCAGGCCACTTCTCTAGCTATCCTGAGAGTCATCAGACTGGTAAGAGTCTTTAGAATCTTCAAACTCTCCAGACATTCTAAAGGCCTCCAGATTCTGGGACAAACCCTCAAAGCAAGCATGAGGGAGTTAGGTTTACTAATCTTTTTTCTCTTCATTGGGGTGATTTTGTTCTCTAGCGCGGTGTATTTTGCTGAAGCTGAAGACCCTGACACTCATTTCGACAGCATCCCCGATGCTTTCTGGTGGGCAGTGGTATCCATGACCACTGTGGGATACGGTGACATGTACCCTGTGACAATTGGTGGCAAACTCGTGGGCTCCTTGTGTGCTATTGCTGGTGTGCTAACAATTGCCCTGCCTGTACCTGTCATTGTGTCCAACTTCAACTACTTCTACCACCGAGAAACAGAAGGGGAAGAACAGGCTCAGTTACTTAAGGTTAGCTCTCATAATTTAGCATCTGATGGTGATCTGAGTCATCATAGCTCCTCCACAATCAGCAAATCTGAGTACATGGAAATTGAAGAGAACATGAATAATAGCATAGACAATTTTAGAGAGGCTAACCTCAGAACTGGCAACACCATAGCCAACCAAAACTGTGTCATTAAAAGCAAGCTGCTGACcgatgtttaa